From Nerophis lumbriciformis linkage group LG09, RoL_Nlum_v2.1, whole genome shotgun sequence, one genomic window encodes:
- the fam76b gene encoding protein FAM76B isoform X2: MATTALYACTKCNQRYPFEELSQGQQLCKECRIAHPIVKCTYCRSEFQQESKTNTICKKCAQNVKQFGTPKPCQYCNIIAAFIGTKCQRCTNSEKKYGPPQTCEQCKQQCAFDRKEEGRRKVDGKLLCWLCTLSYRRVLQKTKEQRKGFGSSNSSVLNEKDHQSRQQQQQHHHHHHHHQHRHSSSHHKLSGSLSPEQEQGLWKQSHKSSSIQKETPKKKPKLEMKPSNGDSSSITQSMDSGGTDNFILISQLKEEVMSLKRLLQQKDQIILEKERKLTELKADFQYQESNMRVKMNQMEKAHKESMEQQQTKNRELLKQVAALSKGKKFDRTGSSLLLP; this comes from the exons ATGGCAACAACGGCGCTGTACGCCTGCACAAAGTGTAACCAGCGGTACCCTTTCGAGGAGCTCTCGCAGGGCCAGCAGCTCTGCAAG GAGTGTCGCATTGCCCATCCAATAGTGAAGTGCACATACTGCAGATCTGAGTTCCAGCAGGAAAG TAAAACAAATACCATCTGCAAGAAATGTGCCCAGAACGTCAAACAATTTGGAACG CCCAAACCATGCCAGTACTGTAACATCATTGCCGCTTTCATTGGGACAAAGTGCCAACGTTGTACAAACTCAGAAAAGAAATACGGTCCACCACAGACGTGTGAGCAGTGTAAGCAGCAGTGTGCTTTTGACCGCAAGGAAGAAGGCAGGAGGAAG GTGGACGGGAAACTGCTGTGCTGGCTCTGCACTCTTTCTTACCGCCGCGTCCTACAGAAAACCAAGGAGCAGAGGAAGGGCTTTGGCTCCTCCAATTCGTCTGTGCTTAATGAGAAAGACCACCAGTccaggcagcagcagcagcagcatcatcatcatcaccaccatcaccaACACAGACACAGCAGCTCTCACCACAA ACTAAGTGGGAGCCTGAGTCCTGAGCAAGAGCAAGGATTGTGGAAGCAGAG CCATAAATCGTCTTCGATCCAAAAAGAGACTCCAAAGAAGAAACCAAAACTGGAGATGAAGCCATCAAATGGTGACAG TAGTTCCATCACCCAGTCCATGGATTCAGGGGGAACCGACAACTTCATTCTCATCAGCCAACTGAAAGAAGAGGTGATGTCACTGAAGAGACTGCTGCAACAGAAGGATCAGATCATACTGGAGAAGGAACGCAAG CTCACAGAACTGAAAGCTGACTTTCAGTATCAAGAGTCCAACATGAGAGTCAAGATGAACCAAATGGAGAAGGCACACAAAGAGTCTATGGAACAGCAACAG ACCAAGAACAGGGAGCTGCTGAAACAAGTGGCAGCTCTGTCCAAAGGAAAAAAGTTTGACCGGACAGGAAGCTCACTGCTGCTGCCCTAA
- the fam76b gene encoding protein FAM76B isoform X1, which translates to MATTALYACTKCNQRYPFEELSQGQQLCKECRIAHPIVKCTYCRSEFQQESKTNTICKKCAQNVKQFGTPKPCQYCNIIAAFIGTKCQRCTNSEKKYGPPQTCEQCKQQCAFDRKEEGRRKVDGKLLCWLCTLSYRRVLQKTKEQRKGFGSSNSSVLNEKDHQSRQQQQQHHHHHHHHQHRHSSSHHKLSGSLSPEQEQGLWKQSHKSSSIQKETPKKKPKLEMKPSNGDSSSSITQSMDSGGTDNFILISQLKEEVMSLKRLLQQKDQIILEKERKLTELKADFQYQESNMRVKMNQMEKAHKESMEQQQTKNRELLKQVAALSKGKKFDRTGSSLLLP; encoded by the exons ATGGCAACAACGGCGCTGTACGCCTGCACAAAGTGTAACCAGCGGTACCCTTTCGAGGAGCTCTCGCAGGGCCAGCAGCTCTGCAAG GAGTGTCGCATTGCCCATCCAATAGTGAAGTGCACATACTGCAGATCTGAGTTCCAGCAGGAAAG TAAAACAAATACCATCTGCAAGAAATGTGCCCAGAACGTCAAACAATTTGGAACG CCCAAACCATGCCAGTACTGTAACATCATTGCCGCTTTCATTGGGACAAAGTGCCAACGTTGTACAAACTCAGAAAAGAAATACGGTCCACCACAGACGTGTGAGCAGTGTAAGCAGCAGTGTGCTTTTGACCGCAAGGAAGAAGGCAGGAGGAAG GTGGACGGGAAACTGCTGTGCTGGCTCTGCACTCTTTCTTACCGCCGCGTCCTACAGAAAACCAAGGAGCAGAGGAAGGGCTTTGGCTCCTCCAATTCGTCTGTGCTTAATGAGAAAGACCACCAGTccaggcagcagcagcagcagcatcatcatcatcaccaccatcaccaACACAGACACAGCAGCTCTCACCACAA ACTAAGTGGGAGCCTGAGTCCTGAGCAAGAGCAAGGATTGTGGAAGCAGAG CCATAAATCGTCTTCGATCCAAAAAGAGACTCCAAAGAAGAAACCAAAACTGGAGATGAAGCCATCAAATGGTGACAG CAGTAGTTCCATCACCCAGTCCATGGATTCAGGGGGAACCGACAACTTCATTCTCATCAGCCAACTGAAAGAAGAGGTGATGTCACTGAAGAGACTGCTGCAACAGAAGGATCAGATCATACTGGAGAAGGAACGCAAG CTCACAGAACTGAAAGCTGACTTTCAGTATCAAGAGTCCAACATGAGAGTCAAGATGAACCAAATGGAGAAGGCACACAAAGAGTCTATGGAACAGCAACAG ACCAAGAACAGGGAGCTGCTGAAACAAGTGGCAGCTCTGTCCAAAGGAAAAAAGTTTGACCGGACAGGAAGCTCACTGCTGCTGCCCTAA